The genome window CTCTCCCGTTCAACTCAAATACTGTAAGATGCAGCACCGCATTTTTCGAAGTCAACAGCGCGGTCAATCAGTTCTTTAAGAGTGATCTTTTCAAAATATTCCTTCAAAACCTGTGATGCGCCTTCCCAGACCGGGCGGGTGGCACACTTGTTTTTATCGCGGCCTGTACAGTCCATTTGCTCGCAATCAACCAGTTTCATGACACCTTCCGAAGCCGCCAGAATATCGTATACCGTGATATCCACCGGATCTTTTGCCAGCTTAAACCCTCCTTTTACGCCTCGAATTCCAACCACCAACCCATCATTTTTCAAGGGCACAATAATCTGCTCGATGTAGTCGGCGGAAATCCCCTCCTCGGCAGCGATGATTTTTTTTGGAACCGGCCCCATATGCTGATACCGGGCAATACTCAAAAGAATACGAACCGCATAACGACCTTTAGTTGACATCTTCATAAGAAATATCCTTCCATCAAACAGACTAATTATTATCGGATTTATTGTCTTTTACTAAATACGCACCCATTGGTCAACGATAACATGACTTAAATAATTACCTATTATTCATAAGCAAATAGGTCAAAACTGCAAATAAAGT of Tichowtungia aerotolerans contains these proteins:
- a CDS encoding RrF2 family transcriptional regulator encodes the protein MKMSTKGRYAVRILLSIARYQHMGPVPKKIIAAEEGISADYIEQIIVPLKNDGLVVGIRGVKGGFKLAKDPVDITVYDILAASEGVMKLVDCEQMDCTGRDKNKCATRPVWEGASQVLKEYFEKITLKELIDRAVDFEKCGAASYSI